A genomic window from Brassica oleracea var. oleracea cultivar TO1000 chromosome C8, BOL, whole genome shotgun sequence includes:
- the LOC106307748 gene encoding plant UBX domain-containing protein 5: MEEENKTTNTEMNENLITSFVEITSSTREKASFFLESHRWDLDAAVSSFLDSDAADLPAVRNPNLPPPSIPAAETSPENQEAENPSGSRNTMSRGNIRTFADLNSSPAGGGGSDSDEGQEYYTGGHKSGMMVQDPNKSKDVDALFEQASLSAVDRPVEPSSRSASTSFTGASRMLSGEPVPSAPPPQQQQQQQQDQPQVVMHTITFWRNGFTVDDGPLRRFDDPQNATFMESIVKSECPRELEPVDRKIRVHVGLVRREDNYTEPPKPKNPFQGVGRTLGASGSGSAAEAQAPPAQMNTAPGPSRGLVVDQAVPKTSVQLRLADGTRLVSRFNNHHTVRDVRGFIDASRPGGSREYQLLTMGFPPKQLTDLDLTIEQAGIANSVVIQKL; encoded by the exons ATGGAGGAAGAAAACAAGACGACGAATACGGAGATGAACGAGAATCTGATCACATCCTTCGTCGAGATCACGTCTTCGACAAGAGAAAAAGCGTCTTTCTTCCTCGAAAGTCACCGGTGGGATCTTGACGCCGCCGTATCCTCCTTCCTCGACAGCGACGCCGCCGATTTACCAGCTGTTCGAAACCCTAATTTACCTCCTCCTTCGATTCCCGCTGCTGAAACCTCTCCAGAGAATCAGGAAGCTGAGAATCCTTCGGGCAGCAGGAATACTATGAGCCGTGGGAACATCCGCACGTTCGCCGATCTAAACAGTTCTCCGGCTGGTGGTGGCGGTAGTGACTCTGATGAAGGCCAAGAGTACTATACTGGCGGACACAAGAG TGGGATGATGGTTCAAGATCCTAACAAGTCAAAAGACGTTGACGCGCTTTTCGAGCAAGCTAGTCTATCTGCTGTAGACAGACCTGTTGAGCCGTCGTCGAGGTCAGCTTCTACAAGCTTCACTGGAGCTTCTCGGATGTTGTCTGGCGAACCTGTTCCCTCTGCTCCTCCTCCGCAGCAGCAGCAACAGCAACAGCAAGACCAGCCTCAGGTGGTTATGCACACCATCACTTTCTGGAGGAACGGTTTCACTGTTGATGATGGTCCTTTGAGAAGGTTTGATGACCCCCAAAACGCAACCTTTATGGAG AGCATTGTGAAATCAGAGTGCCCTCGTGAACTTGAACCAGTAGATAGGAAGATACGTGTTCATGTTGGTCTCGTCAGGCGTGAAGACAATTACACA GAACCACCAAAGCCCAAAAACCCATTCCAAGGTGTAGGAAGAACCTTAGGAGCCAGCGGATCAGGCTCTGCGGCAGAAGCACAAGCTCCGCCCGCACAAATGAACACAGCACCAGGACCATCAAGAGGGCTTGTTGTAGACCAAGCAGTACCTAAAACTTCGGTCCAGCTCAGATTGGCTGATGGTACACGCCTTGTATCCAGGTTCAACAACCACCACACAGTTAGAGACGTGCGTGGGTTCATCGACGCTTCAAGACCCGGTGGCTCGAGAGAGTATCAGTTACTGACCATGGGGTTCCCTCCTAAACAATTGACAGACTTGGACCTAACCATTGAGCAGGCTGGTATAGCTAACTCCGTCGTCATCCAGAAACTCTAG
- the LOC106312716 gene encoding uncharacterized protein LOC106312716, with amino-acid sequence MDFELRSAREKLEREQRERKERAKLKLEREKKAKDAAIKQREAIEASQRARRLDAIEAQTKADEHMQESLIAGGGVVFEIVFQAVPFQGIGDKIKLPPSCFTELSDQGAFDKGPLYFELSVDYRDNKKTTHSGVLEFTAEDGTVGLPPHVWSNLFSAQDPMDVPLVQIRYIRLPKGTYAKLQPDNLGFSDLPNHKAILETILRQHATLSMDDVLSVSYGQVSYKLQVLELKPASSVSVLETDIEVDIVSPEIVSDQPSQHVLRPLQFGKPESGTVEEGRYDYYKFTIDDSTVEKVMAGSVKVIVKIDVEKDGADTDLYVSKHPVLFPSLNQHEWSSHDVGSKTLILESKERALSSGTYSIGVYGFKGTVKYQVSVLVQETSSGAKTGERAVSSSSDVDTVECRNCKHSIPSRSIALHEVYCSRHNVVCNHPGCGIVLRVEEAKNHLHCEKCGQALQPTEMEKHLKVFHEPLSCGCGVVLEKEQMVQHQARDCPLRLIACRFCGDMVEAGNAAADVRDRMRGMSEHESTCGSRTAPCDSCGRSVMLKDMDIHQIAVHGKSS; translated from the exons ATGGACTTCGAGCTTAGATCTGCGAGGGAGAAGCTCGAGAGAGAGCAAAGAGAGAGGAAAGAAAGGGCGAAACTGAAGCTCGAGCGAGAGAAGAAAGCCAAGGATGCTGCGATTAAGCAACGCGAAGCCATCGAAGCTTCTCAGAGAGCCAGAAGGCTTGACGCCATCGAAGCCCAGACTAAG GCTGATGAACATATGCAAGAGAGCTTAATCGCTGGAGGAGGTGTAGTCTTCGAAATAGTCTTCCAAGCTGTTCCTTTCCAAGGCATTGGCGACAAGATCAAACTGCCACCGTCCTGCTTCACGGAGTTGTCTGATCAAGGAGCTTTCGACAAAGGTCCTTTGTACTTTGAGCTCTCTGTAGACTACCGAGATAACAAAAAGACAACGCACTCTGGCGTTCTCGAGTTCACCGCCGAAGATGGTACCGTTGGTCTTCCACCACACGTTTGGAGCAACTTGTTCTCAGCACAGGATCCGATGGATGTTCCTTTGGTGCAGATCCGTTACATCCGGCTACCTAAAGGGACTTACGCCAAGCTTCAACCTGACAACCTTGGCTTCTCAGACTTGCCTAACCACAAAGCCATACTCGAGACTATTCTTCGGCAACACGCTACGCTTTCTATGGACGATGTTCTCTCGGTAAGTTATGGGCAAGTCTCTTACAAGCTTCAGGTTCTGGAGCTAAAACCGGCCTCGAGCGTTTCGGTTCTGGAGACTGATATTGAGGTTGATATCGTTAGTCCAGAGATAGTCTCGGATCAACCGAGTCAGCATGTGTTGAGGCCGCTTCAGTTTGGGAAACCTGAGTCTGGAACAGTTGAGGAAGGGCGTTATGATTACTATAAGTTTACTATTGATGACTCTACTGTAGAGAAAGTAATGGCAGGAAGCGTCAAAGTTATTGTAAAGATAGATGTGGAGAAAGATGGAGCGGATACTGATCTCTATGTATCAAAGCACCCGGTTCTATTCCCTTCTCTTAATCAGCACGAGTGGTCTTCACACGACGTCGGTTCAAAGACGTTGATCTTGGAATCTAAGGAGAGAGCTTTGAGCTCAGGGACTTACAGTATTGGTGTCTACGGCTTCAAGGGAACAGTCAAGTACCAGGTTTCAGTACTAGTCCAAGAAACCAGCAGCGGAGCTAAAACTGGGGAACGGGCTGTATCATCTTCATCAGATGTTGATACGGTAGAGTGTAGGAACTGTAAGCATTCGATTCCAAGCAGGAGTATCGCGTTGCACGAGGTGTATTGTAGCAGACACAACGTTGTTTGTAATCATCCTGGGTGCGGAATCGTTCTCAGAGTTGAGGAGGCGAAAAACCATTTGCACTGTGAAAAATGTGGGCAAGCTTTGCAGCCGACAGAGATGGAGAAACATTTGAAAGTCTTCCATGAGCCACTCAGTTGTGGCTGTGGGGTAGTGCTTGAGAAAGAACAGATG GTTCAACATCAAGCAAGAGACTGTCCTCTTCGTTTAATCGCTTGCAGATTCTGTGGAGATATGGTGGAAGCGGGTAACGCTGCAGCTGATGTTAGAGACAGGATGAGAGGGATGTCTGAACATGAAAGTACGTGTGGTTCAAGAACTGCACCTTGTGACTCTTGTGGACGATCTGTGATGCTCAAGGATATGGACATTCACCAGATTGCTGTTCATGGCAAGAGTAGCTAA